AGGTATTTGTTTAAAGGGTTTTTCACTTATGTGAGTTCCCTGGTGTACCACGAGAGCTGATCACTGACAGACGCTTTATCCATTCAGATACTTATGAGGTCCTTTTTCTGacttgggtgtgtgtgtgcaggctCTCCAACTGATGTTCTGATGCTTTTGCCAcacataaaacacatacagaattTTGAAAATCAGAGTTCTGTTACTTTTCTCACACTTGAGGCTTTCCCCAGTGTGGATTTTCTGAAGTCCAATGAGACGTGCACACAGCCTGAAGTACTGTTGACACCTAGAGCATTTACATGGTTGTTTTCCTGTGGGAATTCTCTTGGAACACGGAGAGTCAAGCATTGTTGGAAGGCTCTCATGCACTCACTGTATTTGTGCGATTTTCCACCTGTGTGAATCCTCATGTGTGATCAGATTTGAGCTTGGACTAAAGGTTTCCCAAAATTCAGGGAATAGGTGGGATACCTCACTAGAGTTAACTGATGAGGTGTTCGGTTAGGACAGCTCTCTGGGCAAAGCGTTTCTCATACTTCCTACAATTGCAGGTTCTTTGTTCCCCACTGCAGTCTGAGATATGGGGAAAGTCTATGGTTTTCCAAGGATCTCTCATAGTAAGCTCCTGACATGCAACCATACATTTTTTTATGGTATCATAACTTCTCATCTGGTCAAGACATTTGTGAGGATTCTGATGCATGGGGAGGGCTAAGCTCAAGGCTTTTCTCACCCACATTACAGATATATGGTTTTTCACCAATGCGGATTGTCTGGTGTTGAAGAAGGGCTGAGGTCTGGTGGAAACTTTTATCACACACACTGTATTTATAATGTAGCTCCTCTGTTTGAGTTCTCATTTTCTGCTGGGTAACAAAGTCCATGCCTAGGAGGAAGCCATTCTCACACGTAGACCACTGATGTGGTTTCTCTTCCAtatgaattctctgatgcacAATAAGGTCTGAGCTACAACTAAAACTTTTCTCATATTCAAGGCATTTAAAAGTATGAGTGTGAGTTGCTTGGTGCCTAATTAGGTTGGCACTCCGAGTAAAACTTCTCATACATTCTAAGCATTTATACGGCTTCTCACCCGTGTGGACTCTCTGGTGCACAATAAGGTCTGATTTCTGGCCAAAGCATTTCTCACAGGCACCACATTTATAGGGCTTCTCCCCAGTATGAACTCTTTTATGTACAATGAAGGCTGAACGGTGTCGGTAACTCTTCTCACACTTATTACATTTGTAGGGTCTTTCACCAGTATGAGTTCTCTGGTGGCTAATAAGATCTGATTTCCCACTAAAAGCTTTTTCACATTCCAGACACTTAAATGGTTTCTCACCTGTGTGAGTTCTTCGGTGCCTTATGAGGTTTGTACTTCGACTGAAGCATTTATCACATTCACTACATAGATAAGGTTTCTCGCCTGTATGGCTTCTCTGATGGACAAGCAGATCAGAGCTCTGACCAAAATTCTTGTCACAAATGTCACACGTATAAAACTTTTTACCTGCATGTGTTCTCTGGTGTCCTGAAAGGGCTAAGTGGTGCCAAAAGCTCTTCTCACATTTGCTACATTTATAAGGTTTCTCGTAAGTGTGGATCCTCTGGTGTGAAATAAGATCTGAGCTGTGGATGAAGGTTTTCTCACACATATCACATCTATAAGGTTTATCCCCAGTATGGATTCTCTCACACATAATAAGAGCTAAGTTTTCACAGAAGCTTTGCTCACATTCAAGGCACTGGTATATTTGATCATCTATTTGAGTGATCTTATGCACATGAATAAAaatctttttacccttttgagTGCATacatgatatatttttcttttctgagttctctgattccatttctcttctgAAGTGTACATTTTCTATGGCTCTCTCCTAGGGAATTTTCCACTGGTCTTGTTGACCCATCATTGTCTTTCTAGTCATTTTCTTGATAAGAACTTGGAAGATACATCTGTTTCAGACCTTTTAGTCAGGAGCACTTCACTGCTACAAGATTCCAGCATCATATACACTAATCCCTCCGCTAATATTTCCAACCCTgtaagacaaagaagaaaaattatttgtaatcCCATAACTAAGAAAagaatcctcaaaattaaaatcattGCAGAAGAGACAGAAATCCAAGATCTTTcaagatgaagagaaataaaaaaaagaaacacattctttccCCTGAACATCCTCCAAAAAATGCtatccattaaaaaaacaaacactataCTACAATGACAAGAGGGTGCTACTGAATTAGTTAGTAAATCTTGTTAAGTGTTATACAGtctcataaaatataaataattcaacaaaaaaatgggagctgaaggaaggaaaaacaaagtaaaataaccTCACTGATTATTGCATCAGTGACAGATGTCAGTTAAAGGACACTATTAAAAATTGATAAGCCATATAattaaaggttaaaaaagaaaataagattatacacattttaaaaagttctaagtGCAAAGGTAgccattaaaacaaaaatcaaactttCCAGActaccaaaaaaatttttttaacgaAAACACATAATATGCGAAAGAACAGAGCAAATAAAACATaatgaaattataattataacATAAGTAATATGACAATGGCAAGACCAAACTTATATCAATAAATGTGAATGAGTTTTCTCAATAATACGAAAAGATTTTCAGCTTGGCTTATGaaacaagacccaactatatgccaAATATGAGACACATAAAACAAAGTGATTCAGAAAGGAATAGCaagaaaacagagataataaACCAGGCAAACAGAAGCAATAAAAGCAGCAATTATGATCcttatatcagacaaaataaaactccAATCAAAAAAGACATGATAAACACGTTAAATGAACTTTCTTAATTCAAAAAGCCATAAATTGCAATGAAACTTATGACAGTATGTCACGTGTCAAACAACAGAGCAATCACCTTTATAAAGCAAAAACTACAATAGAtgcaaagaaacacaaaataaaaacacattagcAATAGAAAACCTTAATATATGACTCTAGATGAAAGGCAAACAAAGTAGAccaaaataaagatgcaaaaggGCTAAATAACCTAATAAGTAACTGCATCTTATGGATATATATTGAACCTTTCTGATAATAGGGAATAAATCTTCTTCTTGAGTACAGATGAAATTTCACAAAAATCTGTCATTTTTAGGTCATAAAGGatcagtaagtttcataaagtaGATATATTACAAGCAACATTccatagtaaaattaaaaatttactgtATCAATAGCCCctacaaaaatgggaaaaaaacaaactactAAACAACTGTCcaataaaaggggaaataaaaaatacagagtttctaAAAAATATTGCTAATTAAAAATTATGTACTGAAATCTATGCGTTAAATTTAAAGCAGTGATCAAGGGAATATTCACAACCTTttataatcaataaaaataaaataataaatggaatgaattctCAGGAAAtagctaagaaaaaaataaatcaaaagataggaaaaaaaatgaaagtggaaatTAATGAACcacacaatagaaaaataaatttaattagagATCAAAGTCCTACTTATTCTGAAAAACAAGTTGTGAAGCTATTAATTAATTAAGAACAAAAAGGGAGAAGGCATACATTCAAAATAAGAAAGGACAAAGGAGAAATAACCattgaaatatgaaaaaacaaaacaacaattgaaaatgattgtgtaatgatagatacagcttttgcaacgtgactgCGTGactgaaaatcttgtgtctggtgctccttttatctatggtttggacagatgaataaaaaatatggataagaaataaacgaataatagggggaacaaaggttaaaataaattgagtagcttgaaacaacagtggtcaatgaaagggactgGAAAGGGGTATGACatatacgagttttttcttttttatttcttttgctggagatgTTCAAAAaagttatcatggtgatgaatacacaactatgtgatgatactgtgagccacttaTTGTGTACCATGCAGAGAaagtatgtgtatgaagatttttcccaacaaaaaaattaaaaaccaccaacaaaaaaacccctaaaTGAGACCATTCTGCAGACCTTTACATAAATAAAGGTGATAACCTACTAAAGAGATAATTTCCTCATGAAGTAAAATTTACCAAAATGGACCCCATTAGagatgaaaagtttaaaaacactAATTTGCACATAAGAAATAAAGTTTTCGAGGAACTGGcccacaaaaaaagcaatagcacCAGATCATTTCATAAGGGAATTCTAACAAACCTACAAAGACCAAATAAAACCCAATCCCTCATAAATATTTTCAGAGcactggaaatgaagaaaaaatttcttAATTCTTACGAAACAAGTATAACATTGATACCTATGAAATCTAGTGAAGATAGTACAGAAACTTTTACAGACCAGTATCAGTTATGAAAACTAATGTAAAAAGTGCTAACAAAACTGCATTTGGAAAGAattcaccatgaccaagtggagtgtATTCAAGAAATGCAAGGTTAATTGAATATTAGGAAATCCATTTATATAATACCCCATATTAACACATCAATGGAGAAAAATCACGATTATCTGCGTAGGTGCTGAAAGAGTctcaataaaaatcccaaaatctatttgggatttgttgggtttgaatatttatgtcttttttaagggTTGGAAGGTTTTCCgtaccttcctccagacctcccttatCTAGTCTTTTTTCAGTTGACAGAACTCCCATTGATATTTCTTgcctcatctaagattttgtatcTACTTGTATTAGCTCTGAAGATCcccttttggatttggtttgtcagTCCTTCCCtgtgataaaaacactcaagaaAGTAAGAATTAATGGATACTTtaagaaacataagaaaatattcatactTTAGTCCTAAAGTCAGcaccaaaaatgaggaaaaacaaaagttaTTTTCACCAGGAGCAGAAACAGGGCAAAGAAGACCACTATCTCTTTCTACTATCAAACATTAACCTGGAAATATCAGTCAATGTAACCAGATAAGAGAAATCAGTTAGAAGtacaagaactgaaaagtaagtaaaactatctctactTGGAGAGGAGATGGTATTAAACCTGGAAAACCCTAGAGAAAACCAATGCTAAAACTGTCTCAAACAATAAGGTGAAGTGGCAGGATTTAAAATTCACATAGAAAATCAATAGCtctcttatatatataaattagagCATAcaatgatagaaaaagaaaatctttgtataaaatcaataatataaaatacttaaaaataaaatggtgcaAAAATATCAAACTTTCAAATATTCCTAAGAAACCCAAAAGTAGACCTGGACAAAAGGAACGACATCCTGTCTTTTTTGGATAAATGACTCAACATCATGAATATGTCAGTTCTTCCTAAAAAATTTTGTGAATTTaacaaaatctcaataaaaataacaataaggaGAGACTTTCAGCAAGACAGCGGAGTAGGCGAGGCTGACCTCCCCTAGATCCATGCAACAGGAGATGCTATGGAAAAGTGACtgggacagtggttccagggtgcaagtgatcTTGGAGGATCTTCTGCCCTGCATAGGGAAGCCCTGGGCAAAAAACTGAAGATTTTGGAATGCAGAGAATGGGTTGTATGTGCTCGGTCACTACTTCACCTACCCCCGCAGCTGGCTTGGGAAGATTTTCCCTTTGGCTTCTTAGCTGGGAGTTTCCATGGCAAAGTTGGAAGATTAACAGCCATGTTTTTCCTTTGCATAGACTCCACTTAGTCAAGGTAAAGTGCATGCTCCTCTACCTTGTGACACGCTGCTGTGGGCACCTGGTTTTTTGGCAAGGACTGGAGGGCCCTTCTCTGGGGAAGATGGGAAGATGCGGAGTGTGCTGGTTCAATATCCAACCAGTGTGAGAGACCTGTTTGGGCCCTGGCACCACTCTCCTTTCCCCACGGAGGCCCAAAGATTGTAGATGTGCATGGATGGAGATGTAAGGCTGAGAAAGCTGGC
This region of Tamandua tetradactyla isolate mTamTet1 chromosome 25, mTamTet1.pri, whole genome shotgun sequence genomic DNA includes:
- the ZNF322 gene encoding zinc finger protein 322, which codes for MYTSEEKWNQRTQKRKIYHVCTQKGKKIFIHVHKITQIDDQIYQCLECEQSFCENLALIMCERIHTGDKPYRCDMCEKTFIHSSDLISHQRIHTYEKPYKCSKCEKSFWHHLALSGHQRTHAGKKFYTCDICDKNFGQSSDLLVHQRSHTGEKPYLCSECDKCFSRSTNLIRHRRTHTGEKPFKCLECEKAFSGKSDLISHQRTHTGERPYKCNKCEKSYRHRSAFIVHKRVHTGEKPYKCGACEKCFGQKSDLIVHQRVHTGEKPYKCLECMRSFTRSANLIRHQATHTHTFKCLEYEKSFSCSSDLIVHQRIHMEEKPHQWSTCENGFLLGMDFVTQQKMRTQTEELHYKYSVCDKSFHQTSALLQHQTIRIGEKPYICNVGEKSLELSPPHASESSQMS